From one Acidobacteriota bacterium genomic stretch:
- a CDS encoding radical SAM protein, translating to MKTSEVLHAWAGILKGYKPSLSIEITKECPLRCPGCYAFDAAHLGGETALRQLSDFKGDELVKRILAIVDRERPLHVSLVGGDPLVRYRELEMLLPELNARGIHTQVVTSAFRVIPAEWKRFKRLNVVVSIDGLQPEHDERRKPATYERILKNIADAKVTIHSTITGNIAARPGYLEEFLRFWSSRPEINKVWFSLFTPQVGATGPEILTREQRAFVVEDLLRLRVQYPILDMHDTLIREILHPPASPKDCIFARTTHTISADLKTKITPCQFGGNPDCSQCGCIASMGLAAVGHHRVAGPLTAGHLFFASDRMGSAWRSAKSALTNTAPEVEPQPFPIL from the coding sequence ATGAAGACCAGCGAAGTGTTACATGCGTGGGCCGGAATCCTGAAAGGCTACAAACCATCTCTTTCCATAGAGATCACAAAGGAATGCCCGCTCCGGTGTCCTGGGTGTTACGCATTTGACGCTGCCCACCTCGGTGGGGAGACCGCATTGCGCCAGTTGTCTGATTTTAAAGGCGATGAGTTGGTGAAGAGGATCCTGGCAATCGTAGACCGGGAAAGGCCGCTGCACGTCTCCCTGGTAGGCGGAGACCCGCTGGTGCGATATCGCGAGTTGGAGATGCTGCTCCCTGAGCTGAACGCGCGCGGCATTCACACCCAGGTCGTGACGAGCGCGTTCCGCGTGATTCCCGCGGAGTGGAAGAGGTTCAAGCGCCTGAATGTGGTGGTGTCGATCGATGGCCTGCAACCGGAACACGACGAGCGGCGCAAGCCGGCGACCTATGAGCGCATCCTGAAGAATATCGCCGATGCAAAAGTGACGATCCACTCGACGATCACGGGCAATATCGCCGCGCGTCCGGGATACCTGGAAGAGTTTCTTCGCTTCTGGAGTTCGCGTCCGGAGATCAACAAGGTCTGGTTCAGCTTGTTTACTCCGCAGGTTGGCGCGACGGGGCCGGAGATCCTGACGCGCGAGCAACGCGCTTTTGTGGTCGAAGATCTTCTGAGGCTGCGCGTGCAGTATCCCATCCTCGACATGCACGACACGCTGATCCGGGAGATACTTCACCCTCCCGCCAGCCCGAAGGATTGCATCTTTGCGCGAACGACGCACACGATCTCGGCGGATTTGAAGACGAAGATTACGCCGTGCCAGTTCGGAGGCAATCCCGACTGCTCGCAGTGCGGTTGCATTGCATCGATGGGCCTCGCCGCAGTGGGACACCATCGCGTCGCGGGGCCATTGACCGCGGGACACCTGTTCTTTGCCTCTGATCGAATGGGCAGCGCCTGGCGATCAGCAAAGAGCGCGCTTACAAACACCGCTCCTGAGGTCGAGCCACAACCGTTCCCCATCCTGTAG
- a CDS encoding phosphoribosylglycinamide formyltransferase, whose product MHRLGILLSGRGSNFLAIHRAIVDGRISGAEIAVVLSNKPEAPGLDAARSLGLKALAIPQEGKGPEARAVHDTKMIAALADHGVDLVCLAGYMRIITPAFVEAFPNRILNVHPSLLPAFPGLDAQHQAFDYGAKVAGCTVHFVDEAVDHGVIILQKTVPVLDEDTAELLSARILEQEHIAYPEAIARVLSGAYRVEGRRFLPVK is encoded by the coding sequence GTGCATCGATTAGGCATTCTCCTCTCCGGTAGAGGCTCCAACTTTCTTGCGATTCATCGCGCCATCGTTGATGGGCGCATTTCCGGCGCGGAGATTGCCGTCGTGCTCTCGAACAAACCCGAGGCCCCGGGGCTGGATGCGGCGCGGTCGCTCGGCCTGAAGGCGCTGGCTATCCCACAGGAGGGAAAGGGCCCGGAGGCGCGCGCCGTTCACGATACAAAGATGATCGCGGCACTGGCGGACCATGGCGTCGATCTTGTTTGCCTGGCCGGGTACATGCGCATCATCACTCCGGCGTTCGTGGAGGCGTTCCCGAACCGCATCCTCAACGTGCATCCGTCGCTGCTGCCGGCGTTCCCTGGGCTCGATGCGCAGCACCAGGCATTCGACTACGGTGCCAAGGTGGCAGGCTGCACGGTTCACTTTGTCGACGAGGCGGTCGACCACGGTGTCATCATCCTGCAGAAGACTGTTCCGGTGCTCGACGAGGACACAGCGGAGTTGCTATCGGCGCGGATCCTGGAGCAGGAACACATCGCCTATCCCGAGGCGATTGCGCGCGTGCTGAGCGGAGCGTATCGCGTCGAGGGACGACGGTTCTTGCCCGTGAAGTAG